The following DNA comes from Ascaphus truei isolate aAscTru1 chromosome 1, aAscTru1.hap1, whole genome shotgun sequence.
TAatgatgtatttttcagctaccctgacattacccggggccgggcccacttctcagttgctgggtccgggtaatttccgggtagctgaaaatccGCTGGGTACcaggtaattccgggtactcggtacatcactagtcATAACAGAAGTTATAGATGTGAATGTTgcacaatatgtatatattattttaaacaGTGTTCTTATTTATTAGACATAagtcataacaaaaaaaaaacaaaacagtggtctacttttttttttttaagacaaaaTGTCAGACCATGTACCTGTAAATACAAACATAAATTATTATATTAGTATTTAGTCAATTGTCATGTTAGAAGACATGGTAATGACAAAAGTGGAAATCAATGGGTACTAACAGCATTATCCACTAACAGAAAGATGACTGAAAGATATTTTGTAGAACCAAAGAATAAGGTGGGAACCCAGCTCAAGAACATCAAAATGTCAAAATAAATGCATGAAAGCAGTTCCagttgcataatgttactgcaaAAAGTTGTGCAGGAAGACTATTCCAAATGAAAAATATTGGTATTTACCAAAATGTTCTTTTTGATTACTGGTTCCAgcttgtactgtacatacattatcaCTCAAAAGCAGATTGGAACATTTGTTGTCCCACTTTGATGTAAGCTTCCCGCTCCTCATCTGTCATGAAAGAAACCAGCACTGGGTTCTGACTGACTTTACTATAGATGTGAGGCTGGCCACCAACCATGACTGTTGGATCAATTGCCTcaaactcctcctcttgctctgcATTACTGCTTGGTTTAACCAATGCTGGCTTAGTACGCTTCTTTTCTTCATCAGATTCACTGGTGTCACTCCCAGAATCACTTTTGGAAAATTTAGCTACAGCTGATCCAGACACGGATTTCAGTTCATGGATTAGAAGCGTTCTTATCACTTCATTGTCTGCAGTGGTGTCCTTAGTATTTGCATTTTCATCTAGACTCTCTAGAACTTCAGGGGCTGAAAATTTCAATTTTTAAAACTATTAATATGGAAAGTAATTGTTTGCaccaaaagaagaagaagaaattcAAAATCATTCAAATAAATTTACCGAAAATATTTTGGAACAAAAGTTTCAGTATTTGAGAGCAGCCAACAGACAAGTTCAGGCAACACACACAGCAATTAGCAAGTAACCCAACTGTGATTATTAGAAAAATCTTTAAAAACTGGTATGTTAATTGCAACTTGTGGAGGCCAGCTCTAAGGAAATATAATTTGTTCAACAAATTATTGTTatacagtagtttttttttttgtgtgacaTTTTTCTAATTCACCAGTTAACCTAGCTAGatacaaataaataattttcagATATCAAAACTAAATCTTGAACATGAAACAAAAATTGCTTAAAAGTGGCTCAATTTTCTATTATAGACTATTGCCTTCTGTACTATATACACTTTTCCTGTTAAACATATATGAAATGAGTCACCATCTGGTGAAACATTTCTGTAATGGAAATGCAGCACTCCCATTAAAACATTTTGGCAATGTTTAATCTTTTATTGAAGTTGTCAAAATACAttattagtgtgaagtcttacaGTAAAactaatgggttttttttttggttttttttaacgTACTTCATCAATAAGAAATTATGGACTGGTCCTAGGTGGGACTTTAAAGTATACCAAAGATTTAAAGTTGCAGTTTCcccttcaggggaaacaaaatagtGGTTTAAATTGCCTGCACAACGCAGGAAGCTGCAATCATCATCTGTTGCAGCTTCTTATTGTCCCATTTCACACAGGGCATTTAAACGCCAAGAAATAGCAGAGGTACTTTTACTGATAAGTACCTTGGGAACCCTGGTGGTCCCCAGATCTAAAAATAATGATTCAGTTcctgggactccctgcttcctatCCTGGTAAAGAAAGAATATTAAAATAGAAacagggtggggaggggtggtAGCTGTAGGATTGAACCCAATTCCAATTCAAGAAGATTTCATACTCGGTAGTAAATTGTATATAGAAACGCAACCATGCACTTCAAAAACATTTCTTTACTTGTAACAATACATGAGAAATTCAGATTATTTACCTACTGGAGCACAATTACTGTTGATCCTATTTAATGGATCATCTTGGATTGTTCTCACTAAATGGTCAGAATGGTATCAATATGCTCTCACTATTGTATTTCCAACAACAAGTTTCCCAAGGCGTCCAACCTCACCAAACGCTGTCTCTTCTCAAAGCCTGGAGGAAAGTTATTTGAGCTCAATTGGAGCTACCCCAAGCTTGCACAGGTCAAGTCATTTTGTGTGCAGGAGCATTAAGTAAGAAATTTTTTTGTGACTATGCCATTTACAATAGTAACTTAATTTTCTATCACATTTTGTAAGAGAAGTTCACCAACTTTTGCATATCTGGTTTCATTACCATACTCACTCATATTGGTATTGGTTTCCTGTATAGGGGCGCCTTTCACAGTACTTTCTCTAATCCATATAGGTTGCTCCTTCGTCTTCTCCTTTCCTCTTTTAGGCTCAGAGTCACGCACATTAATGATCAGATTTTGGACATACATATTGCCTGCAGCTGAACTCTTGTCAGCCCATCTTCCATGTCCTTGCAGATCGATCATTGACAAACCAGACTGATGTTCAGagctaaaacaaatgtttacaaTTAGGAGAATAGTGATTTTAAATATATCCAGGGTAGATTTATGGTAAAATCCCCAACATCATGTGATGTGAGAATTTCTTGTGCAGCTCTCTGCTCCTCCCTCTTCGTCATATGAATAAAGTAGGTGGGAGACCACAGAATGAATAATGCACACCATAGCTAGGCCACAAACCATGTGCAGGCTTTTCGTCACTGATCTATATTTAGTATGTTACTGTTACGTTTTCAGTAATAGCTATTGAACATCTTAAATTATGAATGAGTTTAAAATGATAGAAAAGTCGTGAAGTGCATCTACGTTATttcagtgtgtgtggtgtgtgtgtgttatatatatatatatatatacatacccacatatatatacatatatatatacacacacacacatacattaccacgtagcagcaaaaaggagacagcactcaggtgaatgaaaataaatgtattaaatacagcacataactccaacgtttcgatcccacaggggaatcttcctcaggggggtgcaccCGCGGGGACTACCCtttcacccctatcacatgcCATCAGACAGCAAATACAGGGgttacagattctcctgctcaCAGGATATGGCTATGACTCACTCTCACCATGctagtcagtaggagctgggacacggaCAGGGGAGGGTGTATATATGCAGGGCgcaagtggcccctgcactaggccagagacccctcctaggccccagctaggcccctacTCATCttaggttgtggctgctgtagggaaggcctctTCAGTTAGGGACCTTGCACCTTTAGTAGTAGgttaagttcagggacacagctgcagtgctacGCGACCCTGACAAATGTGGTCTGGTACCAGACCTAAATCACTAAAAATAAGGGACTATCTGTACGGTGAGATCACTCAGAGGGAGACCATCCTATTTGGAAGAGGACAccatcgctgaggcttcggcgctggacGCAGACGGATCCTCTTGCTGTTATTCTGctatacccgggtgcaggagccccgggcaggtatacaccaagtgcaccaactatacacctcatctagtgggcagcactgtctcacacttgggtatAGGGTGTGGGTTTATGGCCCTAGGAGGTCAGTGTTATAGAGTGACACTATTGTGATGTTGTTGATGTAATGTAATTGTGTTGTACTTAtcttcatatagtaaactgtttaaccagagactggtgtatgtggttactatatgtgggtcctgtgtcaggagttattctatactctaggatcctgcacaggtggaggtgctgttatATTGTGACTATCGTTCTgggatacaccccaggttcccatcagcggaggctcaggcctcctgtgagcctgacaggtattgcaccacacctggtaatgcatgtagatttccccacagggtCCCTCTATCTGCGATTTGGGGGGGAAAGTgtattacatatataaaaataattattttaaataaacTAGATGGACAGAAAGAAGGACGAGAGCAGAAATAGAGTAAATATATAGTCATTGTAGAGGTAAAAATCATAAACTACATGCTCTGAATACGGAGGAAAAAGCAATTAAATGTTTTGACAGgaaaaattctgtatttaaaaaggaagttatTTTAATATGCCCTGTTCTGGAAATTAGGGGTCTTTAATGAGtccttagaatttttttttctttactaaGCGTATTTTCAtgaaaaaaggttttaaaaaaatgcctCTGTGTTACTATTGATTCATTTTGTTAAAGACTAAGATGGCATCAATAGAAAACTTTGGAGATCTGCAGCCACaataatttgtttttgttttttaaaggtttttggaTACTAAAAAGGTAGAAACCCGTTAGAAAGATTTCAATTATAGCCCAGTTTTTGGGAAggtcaatgtactgtatgttggagTACAACATGTAATATAAAACTTTATACCACATACTGTATACCTAGCTGACAGTTCTGGAATTTCAGTCGGCTGAGGTTCAAGTAGCTCACATGGAAGGATTATGTCTTCTGTCTCCTTAAGAAGCACGAAGATAGGTTCTATCTGCTCATTGAATTTGGCCAATAAAGTCCTGGCATCTCTTTTAGGCAATGATGAAAGATCCTCTTCAACTTCCACATTGCAGTATGTACAGCGAAAGAGTTCTGCAACGTATGGATGTCAAAAAATCAATTTATGTATTTCATTCAAACGTTTTCTTGGTTTTCCACTTATGGTGGTTACTTTTTAGAACAATATAGGAGTTGGAATAGGCATGTTTTGCGTCAacatttttaaatgtacagtGTATCAGTAATTGTTTGAATACATAATATGCAACCCACTTCTATATACCTGCACAGTCAATAAATGAATATGGGCAAGTctgataaaaatgtaaaaaaaaaaaaaatacctgaaGAAGGCTATGCAGCAAGATGATTGCACAATACGTtgatttttaaaatttatttttttaacacattttttagCTTTATAGTGTTATACCCTAAAATGCACCCTCAATATTGGCTTCAGAATTCCCCTTTTGTATAGCCTCAGCCCCAGTGGTTACATTAAGGTCATGTAGAATAAGTACAAAAGTCTAAAATATTCAACTGTAATTTATTTGCAACCGTGAGAAACTAACCAAGATCCCTTACTACTCCAAAAGTCATCAAAAGAACCATATTCATCATTTCTTTTTTCAGCTTTCGTCTAAAATCAGGCCTGCAATGTTAAAGTGGATTAGATACCTAGTCCTAACTTCTGAACTTCACCTTTTCAGAAGAGAGATTACACGTTTTTGTGAAAGGCTGGAGTGGTTGGTAATCTCACGAATTTTAGAGGGGGTGAACCCGATTAGAGTCCAAGTGTCAGCTCTCCGCATCACCTTGGGCAAATCATTCAATCTCCCCTTCGTTTCCCCAaaattagatggtaagctctacggggcaggaaaTTAATGTGTGTACAAAATGCTATCTACAGCGCTGTGCACACGGTCAGCCCCATATAAACAAATATTTGTATTGCCATTTTAAAAATTCCCATGCTAGTGGCTCTTATGATGTTTACTAAATTATGTATAAATGTAATCAATACATGATAGAGGAGCAAAGATTATTTGTAGTTGCACAAAACTATTCTCATGAAGAGTCCCATAAAATATCCTCCTATTCAGGACAAAGCattaactctttcactgccagATGG
Coding sequences within:
- the LOC142471095 gene encoding general transcription factor IIE subunit 1-like, whose translation is MQNLGYHHSVTMANHETMTEVPAALKRLAKYMVRGFYGLEYSLTLDVLIRYPCVKEEDIALLLKFDKKQLKTFLNTLKADKVIKSRMRVETGPNGKSTRHTYYYINFKVLVDVVKYKLDHVRRKIESDERDSTTRASFKCPGCLNTYSDLEVNQLFDPFTELFRCTYCNVEVEEDLSSLPKRDARTLLAKFNEQIEPIFVLLKETEDIILPCELLEPQPTEIPELSASSEHQSGLSMIDLQGHGRWADKSSAAGNMYVQNLIINVRDSEPKRGKEKTKEQPIWIRESTVKGAPIQETNTNMTPEVLESLDENANTKDTTADNEVIRTLLIHELKSVSGSAVAKFSKSDSGSDTSESDEEKKRTKPALVKPSSNAEQEEEFEAIDPTVMVGGQPHIYSKVSQNPVLVSFMTDEEREAYIKVGQQMFQSAFE